CTTGTGATCTACAATCGCGGGCTCTTCAATGGGCCTTGCTGCGCCTAGGCATCAGCGTCCGGAAAGTTTGCGCACAGCGTCATGCGGCTGCATGGTGTCGTGCGCTTTTGGCTTTTCGTCAGATGTTGCGTGGCAGGGTTGCTGGCCGTCGTGGTCAGTCCATCGAAGACTGTGACTTCAAACGGGAACAAGTTACTTATGCCAACCATCAATCAGCTCGTGCGCCACGGCCGTCAGGTCGAGGTCACGAAATCCAAGTCGCCGGCGATGCAGGACTGCCCGCAGCGCCGCGGCGTTTGCACCCGCGTGTACACCACGACCCCGAAGAAGCCGAATTCGGCGCTTCGTAAGGTTGCCAAGGTGCGCCTGACCAACGGTTTCGAGGTGATCTCGTACATCGGCGGTGAAGGCCACAACCTGCAAGAGCACAGCGTCGTGCTCGTGCGCGGCGGCCGTGTCAAGGACTTGCCCGGTGTGCGTTACCACATCGTGCGCGGTTCCTTGGACCTGCAGGGCGTGAAGGATCGCAAGCAATCGCGTTCCAAGTACGGCGCCAAGCGCCCGAAGAAGTAAGCATTAAGAGTTTGTCATGGCGCGGCACTAGCATCGTCTGGGCTGTCGTCGGATATTTAGCGGTTTGTGCTGGCTCAGTAGAGCGGTAGCAGCCGAGTAAGTGGATGACCCCTGATGTTGGTGGTCGTTCAACGGTAACGGGCTTAAGCCCCGAGCCAAACTGAAGCAAGAGGAAGAATCCCATGCCACGTCGTCGCGAAGTACCCAAGCGCGAGATCCTGCCTGATCCCAAGTTCGGCAATGTTGATCTGTCCAAGTTCATGAATGTTGTGATGGAGTCCGGCAAGAAGGCCGTCGCCGAGCGCATCATTTATGGCGCTCTCGAGCAAATCGAGAAGAAGGTCGGCAAGGATCCGCTGGAAGTGTTCATCGTCGCGTTGAACAACGTGAAGCCCATGGTCGAAGTGAAGTCACGCCGCGTTGGCGGTGCGAACTACCAAGTTCCCGTGGAAGTTCGCCCCGTCCGCCGTATGGCTCTGGCCATGCGTTGGCTGAAGGAATCGGCCCGCAAGCGCGGCGAGAAGTCGATGGCACAGCGCCTCGCCAACGAGCTGCTGGAGGCCTCCGAAGGCCGCGGCGGCGCGATGAAGAAGCGTGACGAAGTGCACCGCATGGCAGAAGCCAACAAGGCCTTCTCGCACTTCCGCTTCTAAACTACACCGTTCCAGCCGCCTCGGGTTTTTACCAACCCGTTGGCGGCTCAATGCATTTGGAGTCACATCATGGCCCGCAAGACCCCCATCGAGCGCTACCGCAATATCGGTATCTCTGCGCACATCGATGCTGGCAAGACCACCACGACCGAACGTATCCTGTTTTACACGGGCGTGAACCACAAGATCGGTGAAGTGCACGACGGCGCTGCCACCATGGACTGGATGGAGCAAGAGCAGGAGCGTGGTATCACCATCACGTCGGCTGCGACCACCTGCTTCTGGAAGGGTATGGACATGTCCTATCCGGAGCATCGCTTCAACATCATCGACACCCCTGGGCACGTGGACTTCACGATTGAAGTCGAGCGTTCGATGCGCGTGCTGGACGGCGCTTGCATGGTCTATTGCGCCGTGGGTGGCGTGCAGCCCCAGTCAGAAACCGTCTGGCGCCAAGCCAACAAGTACAAGGTGCCTCGTCTGGCCTTCGTGAACAAGATGGACCGCACCGGCGCCAACTTCTTCAAGGTCTATGACCAGATGCGTCTGCGCCTGAAGGCCAATCCGGTGCCCGTCGTGATCCCCATCGGCGCTGAAGACAACTTCAAGGGCGTCGTCGACCTGATCAAGATGAAGGCGATCTACTGGGATGAGGCTTCCCAGGGCATGAAGTTCGACTACCGCGACATCCCTGCCGAGTTGCAGGCTGACGCGCAGAAGTGGCGCGACAACCTGGTTGAAGCGGCTGCCGAGTCGAGCGAAGACATGATGAACCAGTACCTGGAAACCGGTGAGCTCAGCGAAGCTGAAATCATGCAAGGTATCCGTGTGCGTACGCTGGCTGCTGAAATCCAGCCGATGTTCTGCGGCACCGCCTTCAAGAACAAGGGCGTGCAGCGCATGCTGGACGGCGTGATCGACTTCCTGCCCTCGCCGGTGGACGTGCCTCCCGTGCCTGGCACGGATGAGGACGACCAGCCGGCCTCGCGCGACGCTTCCGACGAAGCGAAGTTCTCGGCTCTGGCCTTCAAGCTGATGACCGACCCGTATGTCGGTCAGCTGACCTTCGTGCGCGTCTACTCGGGCGTGCTGAAGTCGGGCGACTCGGTCTACAACCCGATCCGTGCCAAGAAGGAGCGTATCGGCCGTATTCTGCAGATGCACGCCAACCAGCGTGAAGAAATCTCGGAAATTCTGGCCGGTGACATCGCTGCCTGCGTGGGCCTGAAGGACGTGACCACGGGCGAAACCCTGTGCGATCCCGAAGCCATCATCACGCTGGAAAAGATGGTGTTCCCCGAGCCGGTGATTTCGCAGGCCGTCGAGCCCAAGACCAAGGCCGACCAGGAGAAGATGGGTATCGCCCTGGGCCGTCTGGCCAAGGAAGATCCGTCCTTCCGTCTGCGTACCGACGAAGAGTCGGGCCAGACCATCATCTCGGGCATGGGCGAGCTGCACCTGGAAATCATTGTCGACCGCATGAAGCGCGAATTTGGCGTGGAAGCCAACGTCGGCAAGCCGCAAGTGGCCTATCGCGAAACCATTCGCAAGACCGCCACCGATGTGGAAGGCAAGTTCGTGCGTCAGTCCGGCGGTAAGGGCCAGTACGGCCACGTCGTGCTGACCGTCGAGCCGCAAGAGCCGGGCAAGGGCTTCGAGTTCGTCGACGCCATCAAGGGTGGCGTGGTGCCTCGCGAGTTCATTCCCGCGGTGGAAAAGGGCGTGATCGACAGCCTGCCGAACGGCGTGCTTGCGGGCTACCCCGTGGTGGACGTGAAGGTCACGCTGACCTTCGGTTCCTACCATGAAGTGGACTCGAACGAAAACGCCTTCAAGATGGCCGCTTCGATGGGCTTCAAGGACGGCTGCCGCAAGGCTTCGCCGGTGATCCTGGAGCCGATGATGGCCGTGGAAGTCGAGACGCCGGAAGACTACGCTGGTACGGTGATGGGCGATCTGTCCAGCCGTCGCGGCATGGTGCAGGGCATGGACGACATGGTCGGCGGCGGCAAGATCATCAAGGCCGAAGTGCCCCTGTCCGAAATGTTCGGCTACTCGACCACGCTGCGTTCGGCCACGCAAGGCCGTGCGACGTACACGATGGAGTTCAAGCACTACGCCGAAGCTCCTAAGAACGTGGCCGACGCCATCATCACTGCCCGCGGCAAGTGATCCCAAGCCGGGGCGCATGCCCCGGCTGCTTGATTTCAAGAATCGTCTTCGCAGAGGCTCTCCCGGTTGCCAGTCGCCGGGGCATCAGGGCACTGCGGAAACGCTAAACCAACAGACTGGCGGATGCTCTTTTCTGGAGAATTGAAATGGCAAAAGGTAAATTCGAACGTACCAAGCCCCACGTGAACGTGGGCACGATTGGTCACGTTGACCACGGCAAGACCACGCTGACTGCTGCGATTGCCACCGTGCTGTCGAAGAAGTTTGGCGGCGAAGCCAAGGCTTACGATCAGATCGATGCGGCCCCTGAAGAAAAGGCCCGCGGCATCACCATCAATACCGCCCACGTCGAGTACGAAACGGCCAACCGCCACTACGCTCACGTGGACTGCCCTGGCCACGCTGACTATGTGAAGAACATGATCACCGGCGCGGCCCAGATGGACGGCGCGATCCTGGTGTGCTCGGCCGCTGACGGCCCGATGCCCCAGACCCGCGAGCACATCCTGCTGGCTCGCCAAGTGGGCGTGAAGTACATCATCGTGTTCCTGAACAAGTGCGACATGGTGGATGACGCCGAGCTGCTGGAACTGGTGGAAATGGAAGTGCGCGAGCTGCTGTCCAAGTACGACTTCCCCGGCGACGACACCCCCATCATCAAGGGTTCGGCCAAGCTGGCGCTGGAAGGCGACACGGGCGACCTGGGCGAGCAAGCCATCATGCGCCTGGCCGATGCGCTGGACACCTACATCCCCCAGCCGGACCGCGCCGTTGACGGCACCTTCCTGCTGCCGGTGGAAGACGTGTTCTCGATCTCGGGCCGTGGCACCGTGGTGACCGGTCGCGTCGAGCGCGGCATCATCAAGGTCGGCGAAGAAATCGAAATCGTCGGTATCCGCGACGTGCAGAAGACCACCGTGACCGGCGTGGAAATGTTCCGCAAGCTGCTGGACCAAGGTCAAGCCGGCGACAACGTCGGTATCCTGCTGCGCGGCACCAAGCGTGAAGACGTCGAGCGCGGTCAAGTGCTGGCCAAGCCCGGCTCGATCAAGCCCCACACCCACTTCACGGCCGAGATCTACGTGCTGTCGAAGGAAGAGGGCGGCCGTCACACCCCGTTCTTCAACAACTACCGTCCCCAGTTCTACTTCCGCACGACGGACGTGACCGGTGCCGTGGAGCTGCCGAAGGACAAGGAAATGGTCATGCCCGGCGACAACGTCGGCATCACCGTGAAGCTGATCGCTCCGATCGCCATGGAAACCGGTCTGCGCTTCGCCATCCGCGAAGGTGGCCGTACCGTCGGCTCGGGTGTGGTTGCCACCATCCTCGAGTAAATCTTTTGCGTGACCGGCCCGGTGTGCTTGCGCGCCGGGCCCGCACCAAACGTGGCATAGACCCAAGCGTCGCGCCACACGTTCTTTGAAGGAATCGTCATGCAAAAGCAAAAGATCCGCATCCGTCTGAAGGCCTTCGATTACAAGCTGATCGACCAATCGGCTCTGGAAATCGTTGAGACCGCCAAGCGTACCGGCGCCATCGTCAAGGGCCCCGTGCCCCTGCCGACGCGCTTCGAGCGTTTCGACATCCTGCGTTCGCCGCACGTCAACAAGACCTCGCGCGACCAGTTCGAAATCCGTACGCACCAGCGTCTGATGGACATCGTTGACCCCACCGACAAGACCGTCGACGCTCTGATGAAGCTCGACCTGCCGGCCGGCGTCGACGTCGAAATCAAGCTGCAGTAAAACGCAGCAATCACTGACTGAGGCGGCTTGCCGCCTCAGGAGGCGAGATAAGGGGCGATCGTAAGATTGCCCCTTTTTCGTGACTCGGCGATGACGGCGCTTGCGGTCAAGCTAGGGTTCACGCTATACTCGCCAGCTTTTCCGCGTAAGCATTTGCTTGCGCGGTTTCGGCGCATCATCAAAACGGGCTTGCATGGAAATGCGGGCCGGTGGTCGATGGTGCACTTGGTCAGCCCGACCAATCGATGTCGGGTGTGTGTAAATGGCTCTCGAGGCGTAGGCCGAAGAGGGCTGGAGAAAAACCATGAGTCTAAGCAATCGTCTCGGATTGCTGGGCCGCAAGGTGGGCATGATGCGCATCTTCACGGACGATGGCGACGCCATCCCTGTGACGGTGCTGGACGTGTCCAACAACCGCGTGACCCAGGTCAAGACCGAAGAGACCGACGGCTACAGCGCCATTCAAGTGGCGTTCGGTACGCGCAAGGCATCGCGCGTCACCAAGCCGGAAGCTGGCCACCTCGCCAAGGCGGGTGTCGAGGCTGGTGAAGTCCTGAAGGAATTCCGTGTTGCCGCCGATGTGGCTGCTGAGTACAAGGCCGGCGCACAAGTGCCCGTGACCCTGTTCGCCGCAGGTCAGTTGGTCGACGTGCAAGGCACTTCCATCGGTAAGGGCTTCGAAGGCACCATCAAGCGTCACAACTTCAGTTCGCAGCGCGCGTCGCACGGTAACAGCCGTTCGCACAACGTGCCTGGCTCGATCTCGATGGCGCAAGATCCTGGTCGCGTGTTTCCCGGCAAGAAGATGTCGGGTCACCTGGGCGACGTGACGAAGACGATCCAAAACCTGGACATCGTGCGCGTTGACGAAGCTCGTCAACTGCTGCTGGTCCGCGGTGCGGTGCCGGGCGCCAAGAACGGCCACGTGGTCGTGCGTCCCGCTGTCAAGGTCAAGCTCAAGAAAGGGGCCAACTGATGCAGCTCGAGCTCCTGAATGAGCAAGGTCAGGCCACCTCCAAGGTGGACGCTCCTGATACCGTGTTTGCTCGCGATTACAACGAAGCCCTGGTGCACCAGGTGGTCGTGGCCTTCCAGGCCAACGCCCGTCAAGGCACCCGCGCCCAGAAGGACCGCGAACAAGTTCATCACTCGACGAAGAAGCCGTTCCGCCAAAAGGGTACGGGCCGCGCACGTGCCGGTATGACTTCGTCGCCGTTGTGGCGTGGGGGCGGTCGGATCTTCCCGAACATGCCCGACGAGAACTTCTCGCACAAGCTGAACAAGAAGATGTACCGCGCCGGTATGGCCGCCATCCTCTCGCAGCTGGCTCGCGAAGGTCGCCTGGCCGTGGTGGATTCGATCGCGATCGAAGCCCCCAAGACCAAGCTGCTGGCTGCCAAGTTCAAGGCCATGGGCCTGGACTCGGTGCTGCTGATCTCGGACGTCGTGGACGACAACCTGGCGCTGGCTTCGCGCAACCTGGCCAATGTGCTGGTTGTTGAGCCGCGTTACGCCGACCCGCTGTCCCTGGTGCACTACAAGAAAGTGCTGGTCACCAAGGCCGCAGTGGAGCAACTCAAGGAGATGCTGGCATGAGCGCCGTGAAATATTCTGAAGGCCGTCTGGCCTCGGTGCTGCTGGCTCCCATCGTGTCCGAAAAGGCCACGGCGGTTGCTGAGAAGCACAACCAAGTGTTGTTCAAGGTCCTGCGCGACGCCACCAAGCCCGAAATCAAGGCCGCCGTTGAACTGATGTTCAAGGTCGAAGTTGAGTCGGTGAACGTGGTGAACGTGAAGGGCAAGGCCAAGCGCTTCGGCGGCCGTGCCGGCCGTCGCGACCACGTCAAGAAGGCGTATGTCGCTCTGAAGGCGGGCCAAGAGCTCAACTTCTCCGGGGAGGCTGCGTAATGGCCGTCGTTAAAGTCAAGCCGACCTCGCCTGGCCGCCGTGCCGTGGTGAAGGTGGTGCACAAGCACCTGCACAAGGGCGCTCCGGAAGCTTCGCTGCTGGAACCCCAAAAGCAAAATTCTGGCCGTAACAACAACGGTCACATCACGATTCGCCACAAGGGCGGTGGTCACAAGCACCACTACCGCGTGGTGGACTTCCGTCGCAACAAGGACGCGATCCCGGCCAAGGTCGAGCGTATCGAGTACGACCCCAACCGTACGGCCCACATCGCTCTGGTGTGCTATGCCGACGGCGAGCGTCGCTACATCATCGCTCCGCGTGGTCTGGAAGTGGGTTCGACGATCTTGAGCGGCGCGGAAGCCCCGATCAAGGCCGGCAACACGCTGCCGATTCGCAATATCCCGGTGGGTTCGACGATCCACTGCATCGAGATGCTGCCTGGCAAGGGTGCCCAGATCGCTCGCTCGGCCGGCACTTCTGCCGTGCTGATGGCGCGTGAAGGCACCTACGCTCAAGTGCGCATGCGCTCGGGTGAAGTGCGCAAGATCCACATCGACTGCCGCGCCACGATTGGCGAGGTGAGCAACGAAGAGCACAGCCTGCGCCAGTACGGCAAGGCCGGTGCGATCCGTTGGAAGGGTATCCGCCCGACCGTTCGTGGTACCGCCATGAACCCGGTGGACCACCCGCACGGTGGTGGTGAAGGCCGTACCGGTGAGGGTCAAGCCCCTGTGTCGCCGTGGAACACCCTCACGAAGGGCTACCGCACTCGTAACAACAAGCGCACGCAGACGTTCATCGTTTCGCGTCGCAAGAAGTAAGGGGTAGGCCATGACTCGTTCACTGAAGAAGGGCCCGTTCGTTGACGCTCACCTGTTGGCCAAGGTCGACAAGGCAGTTGCCAACAAGGACAAGAAGCCCATCAAGACCTGGTCGCGCCGCTCGACGATCCTGCCCGAGTTCATCGGTCTGACGATCGCTGTGCACAACGGCAAGCAGCACGTGCCGGTCTATGTGTCTGACCAGATGGTCGGCCACAAGCTGGGTGAATTCGCACTGACTCGTACCTTCAAAGGCCATCCGGCCGACAAGAAGGCCGGGAAGAAGTAAGGATGCCAACGATGGAAACCAAAGCAATCGTTCGTGGCGTTCGCCTCTCGTGTGACAAGGGCCGCCTGGTGGCGGACCTGATCCGCGGCAAGAAGGTGGACCATGCGCTGAACATCCTGGAATTCACCCAGAAGAAGGCGGCCCTGATCATCAAGAAGGCACTGGAAAGCGCCATCGCCAACGCCGAGCACAACGACGGCGCTGACATTGATGAACTGAAGGTCACCTCGATCTATGTGGAACAAGGTGCCACGCTGAAGCGTTTCTCTGCCCGCGCCAAAGGCCGTGGCAACCGCATCAGCAAGCCCACGTGCCACATCTTCGTGTCGGTCGGCAACTGAAGGCTGAAGGAAGACTATGGGACAGAAAATACATCCGACCGGCTTCCGCCTGCCCGTCACCCGTAACTGGGCTTCGCGCTGGTATGCGTCGAACCAG
This portion of the Paucibacter sediminis genome encodes:
- the rpsL gene encoding 30S ribosomal protein S12; translated protein: MPTINQLVRHGRQVEVTKSKSPAMQDCPQRRGVCTRVYTTTPKKPNSALRKVAKVRLTNGFEVISYIGGEGHNLQEHSVVLVRGGRVKDLPGVRYHIVRGSLDLQGVKDRKQSRSKYGAKRPKK
- the rpsG gene encoding 30S ribosomal protein S7, with product MPRRREVPKREILPDPKFGNVDLSKFMNVVMESGKKAVAERIIYGALEQIEKKVGKDPLEVFIVALNNVKPMVEVKSRRVGGANYQVPVEVRPVRRMALAMRWLKESARKRGEKSMAQRLANELLEASEGRGGAMKKRDEVHRMAEANKAFSHFRF
- the fusA gene encoding elongation factor G; amino-acid sequence: MARKTPIERYRNIGISAHIDAGKTTTTERILFYTGVNHKIGEVHDGAATMDWMEQEQERGITITSAATTCFWKGMDMSYPEHRFNIIDTPGHVDFTIEVERSMRVLDGACMVYCAVGGVQPQSETVWRQANKYKVPRLAFVNKMDRTGANFFKVYDQMRLRLKANPVPVVIPIGAEDNFKGVVDLIKMKAIYWDEASQGMKFDYRDIPAELQADAQKWRDNLVEAAAESSEDMMNQYLETGELSEAEIMQGIRVRTLAAEIQPMFCGTAFKNKGVQRMLDGVIDFLPSPVDVPPVPGTDEDDQPASRDASDEAKFSALAFKLMTDPYVGQLTFVRVYSGVLKSGDSVYNPIRAKKERIGRILQMHANQREEISEILAGDIAACVGLKDVTTGETLCDPEAIITLEKMVFPEPVISQAVEPKTKADQEKMGIALGRLAKEDPSFRLRTDEESGQTIISGMGELHLEIIVDRMKREFGVEANVGKPQVAYRETIRKTATDVEGKFVRQSGGKGQYGHVVLTVEPQEPGKGFEFVDAIKGGVVPREFIPAVEKGVIDSLPNGVLAGYPVVDVKVTLTFGSYHEVDSNENAFKMAASMGFKDGCRKASPVILEPMMAVEVETPEDYAGTVMGDLSSRRGMVQGMDDMVGGGKIIKAEVPLSEMFGYSTTLRSATQGRATYTMEFKHYAEAPKNVADAIITARGK
- the tuf gene encoding elongation factor Tu, translated to MAKGKFERTKPHVNVGTIGHVDHGKTTLTAAIATVLSKKFGGEAKAYDQIDAAPEEKARGITINTAHVEYETANRHYAHVDCPGHADYVKNMITGAAQMDGAILVCSAADGPMPQTREHILLARQVGVKYIIVFLNKCDMVDDAELLELVEMEVRELLSKYDFPGDDTPIIKGSAKLALEGDTGDLGEQAIMRLADALDTYIPQPDRAVDGTFLLPVEDVFSISGRGTVVTGRVERGIIKVGEEIEIVGIRDVQKTTVTGVEMFRKLLDQGQAGDNVGILLRGTKREDVERGQVLAKPGSIKPHTHFTAEIYVLSKEEGGRHTPFFNNYRPQFYFRTTDVTGAVELPKDKEMVMPGDNVGITVKLIAPIAMETGLRFAIREGGRTVGSGVVATILE
- the rpsJ gene encoding 30S ribosomal protein S10, yielding MQKQKIRIRLKAFDYKLIDQSALEIVETAKRTGAIVKGPVPLPTRFERFDILRSPHVNKTSRDQFEIRTHQRLMDIVDPTDKTVDALMKLDLPAGVDVEIKLQ
- the rplC gene encoding 50S ribosomal protein L3 produces the protein MSLSNRLGLLGRKVGMMRIFTDDGDAIPVTVLDVSNNRVTQVKTEETDGYSAIQVAFGTRKASRVTKPEAGHLAKAGVEAGEVLKEFRVAADVAAEYKAGAQVPVTLFAAGQLVDVQGTSIGKGFEGTIKRHNFSSQRASHGNSRSHNVPGSISMAQDPGRVFPGKKMSGHLGDVTKTIQNLDIVRVDEARQLLLVRGAVPGAKNGHVVVRPAVKVKLKKGAN
- the rplD gene encoding 50S ribosomal protein L4 yields the protein MQLELLNEQGQATSKVDAPDTVFARDYNEALVHQVVVAFQANARQGTRAQKDREQVHHSTKKPFRQKGTGRARAGMTSSPLWRGGGRIFPNMPDENFSHKLNKKMYRAGMAAILSQLAREGRLAVVDSIAIEAPKTKLLAAKFKAMGLDSVLLISDVVDDNLALASRNLANVLVVEPRYADPLSLVHYKKVLVTKAAVEQLKEMLA
- the rplW gene encoding 50S ribosomal protein L23; the encoded protein is MSAVKYSEGRLASVLLAPIVSEKATAVAEKHNQVLFKVLRDATKPEIKAAVELMFKVEVESVNVVNVKGKAKRFGGRAGRRDHVKKAYVALKAGQELNFSGEAA
- the rplB gene encoding 50S ribosomal protein L2 — its product is MAVVKVKPTSPGRRAVVKVVHKHLHKGAPEASLLEPQKQNSGRNNNGHITIRHKGGGHKHHYRVVDFRRNKDAIPAKVERIEYDPNRTAHIALVCYADGERRYIIAPRGLEVGSTILSGAEAPIKAGNTLPIRNIPVGSTIHCIEMLPGKGAQIARSAGTSAVLMAREGTYAQVRMRSGEVRKIHIDCRATIGEVSNEEHSLRQYGKAGAIRWKGIRPTVRGTAMNPVDHPHGGGEGRTGEGQAPVSPWNTLTKGYRTRNNKRTQTFIVSRRKK
- the rpsS gene encoding 30S ribosomal protein S19; this encodes MTRSLKKGPFVDAHLLAKVDKAVANKDKKPIKTWSRRSTILPEFIGLTIAVHNGKQHVPVYVSDQMVGHKLGEFALTRTFKGHPADKKAGKK
- the rplV gene encoding 50S ribosomal protein L22 codes for the protein METKAIVRGVRLSCDKGRLVADLIRGKKVDHALNILEFTQKKAALIIKKALESAIANAEHNDGADIDELKVTSIYVEQGATLKRFSARAKGRGNRISKPTCHIFVSVGN